The following proteins are co-located in the Brachybacterium sacelli genome:
- a CDS encoding sulfatase family protein, which translates to MRPHIIYLNSHDTGRYVRPYGYPVATPRLQQFAEEGVVFRRAFSASPTCSPSRAALLTGRYPHEVGMLGLSHRGFSLTDPHQHLGHVLQSAGYRTVLAGLQHVAEDPEELGYDEVLPVSSHAAADVAPAAADFVAGEHEQPFYLEVGFFETHRPYPAPGPQDDSRYLQPPSPVPDAPETREDMAGYSASARRFDDAVGQVLDAVEEAGIAEHTLVICTTDHGLAFPSMKCTLFDDGIGVMLMMRGPGGFTGGVVSDALVTQLDLFPTVCEITGAVPSDGLRGRSLLPLMGGSEETLHDAVHAELTYHVDYQPQRCVRTDRYKYIRSFRELDHRILEHTDAGASKQYLTARGWGDQEQEAEMLFDVLLDPHEAHNLLADPGHSDTVTDMRARMDSWMRETDDPLLRGPVPAPPGANVKGAEGFGA; encoded by the coding sequence TTGCGACCGCACATCATCTACCTGAACTCCCACGACACGGGGCGCTACGTGAGGCCCTACGGGTATCCGGTGGCAACGCCGCGCCTGCAGCAGTTCGCGGAGGAGGGCGTGGTCTTCCGGCGTGCCTTCTCCGCGTCGCCGACCTGTTCGCCGAGCCGAGCGGCGCTGTTGACCGGCCGGTACCCGCACGAGGTCGGGATGCTGGGACTGAGCCATCGCGGCTTCTCGCTGACCGATCCCCACCAGCATCTCGGTCACGTCCTGCAGTCGGCCGGCTACCGCACCGTGCTCGCGGGATTGCAGCACGTCGCCGAGGACCCGGAGGAACTCGGCTATGACGAAGTCCTTCCCGTCTCGAGTCACGCGGCAGCCGACGTCGCACCGGCGGCCGCGGACTTCGTGGCGGGGGAGCACGAGCAGCCGTTCTATCTCGAGGTCGGATTCTTCGAGACCCATCGCCCCTATCCGGCTCCGGGACCGCAGGACGACTCCCGGTATCTCCAGCCGCCGTCCCCCGTGCCGGATGCGCCGGAGACCCGCGAGGACATGGCGGGATACTCGGCCAGCGCCCGCCGATTCGACGACGCGGTCGGCCAGGTGCTCGACGCGGTGGAGGAGGCGGGCATCGCGGAGCACACGCTCGTCATCTGCACCACCGATCACGGCCTGGCCTTCCCGTCCATGAAGTGCACGCTCTTTGACGACGGCATCGGCGTGATGCTGATGATGCGCGGCCCGGGCGGCTTCACCGGCGGCGTGGTCAGCGATGCTCTGGTCACCCAGCTCGACCTGTTCCCCACGGTCTGCGAGATCACGGGCGCCGTCCCGTCGGACGGTCTGCGTGGGCGGTCGCTGCTGCCGCTGATGGGTGGCAGCGAGGAGACGCTGCACGACGCCGTCCATGCCGAGCTCACCTACCACGTGGACTACCAGCCGCAGCGCTGCGTCCGCACCGATCGGTACAAGTACATCCGTTCGTTCCGGGAGCTCGACCACCGGATCCTCGAGCACACCGATGCCGGCGCCAGCAAGCAGTACCTCACCGCCCGCGGGTGGGGTGACCAGGAGCAGGAAGCGGAGATGCTGTTCGACGTCTTGCTCGACCCGCACGAGGCGCACAATCTCCTCGCCGACCCCGGGCATTCGGACACGGTGACGGACATGCGGGCCCGCATGGACTCGTGGATGCGCGAGACCGACGATCCGCTGCTGCGCGGACCGGTGCCCGCTCCACCGGGGGCGAACGTCAAAGGAGCGGAAGGCTTCGGAGCGTGA
- a CDS encoding serine hydrolase domain-containing protein: MTSAEAVSALPDHLLLLPLRQRISERALGVRAIHVHRRGREDVSHRVVEDTAENIYSCSKTVTALAVGIAGAEGLLDVEDRLVDHLPAPAGGYGRGIDHVRLRHLLTMTSGSPVLGFLEEQRDHEDLAALILGTELIAAPGQRWEYSNGSIYLLSRVITERTGQSMRDWLMPRLFEPLGILNPQWHTTRDGHSWGATALHLKSWQLARIGRLLLQRGEHEGTQLIPAAWIDAMHGAEAWVATGDAEPESLHYGYGVWQCSPEGAWRADGAYGQLIIVLPQQDTVVTITSHLEGRGGAEILRAVWEELLPLL, from the coding sequence ATGACCTCTGCCGAAGCCGTCAGCGCCCTTCCCGATCACCTGCTGCTGCTCCCGCTGCGCCAGCGGATCTCCGAACGTGCCCTGGGCGTGCGGGCGATCCACGTGCACCGCCGCGGCCGCGAGGACGTCTCCCACCGTGTCGTCGAGGACACGGCCGAGAACATCTACTCCTGCTCCAAGACGGTCACCGCGCTCGCCGTGGGCATCGCCGGGGCCGAGGGTCTGCTCGACGTCGAGGATCGCCTCGTGGACCACCTGCCCGCACCGGCCGGCGGGTACGGCCGCGGCATCGACCACGTGCGGCTGCGCCACCTGCTGACCATGACCTCGGGCTCGCCCGTCCTGGGGTTCCTCGAGGAACAGCGCGACCACGAGGACCTCGCGGCGCTGATCCTCGGCACCGAGCTGATCGCCGCCCCGGGCCAGCGGTGGGAGTACTCCAACGGCTCGATCTACCTGCTCTCGCGGGTGATCACCGAGCGCACCGGGCAGAGCATGCGGGACTGGCTGATGCCCCGCCTGTTCGAGCCGCTGGGCATCCTGAACCCGCAGTGGCACACCACGCGCGACGGTCACAGCTGGGGCGCCACCGCCCTGCACCTGAAGTCCTGGCAGCTGGCGCGCATCGGCCGCCTCCTGCTGCAGCGCGGCGAGCACGAGGGCACGCAGCTGATCCCCGCCGCCTGGATCGACGCGATGCACGGCGCGGAAGCCTGGGTGGCCACCGGTGACGCAGAACCTGAGAGCCTCCATTACGGCTATGGGGTCTGGCAGTGCTCACCGGAGGGCGCCTGGCGGGCCGACGGGGCCTACGGCCAGCTGATCATCGTGCTGCCCCAGCAGGACACGGTCGTCACGATCACCTCGCACCTCGAGGGCCGCGGCGGCGCCGAGATCCTCCGTGCGGTGTGGGAGGAGCTGCTGCCACTCCTGTGA
- a CDS encoding hemolysin family protein, protein MDPTVLLNLALVLVFVLIGGLFAGTEMAIVNLRESQIKQLEDSGPRGERTATLVRDPNQFLSAVQIGVTVAGFFSSAYGASTIAPSLAPALVALGIPEGTADTAALIGMTLVIAYLSLVLGELVPKRLAMQNALGMARVVGPPLSVFGQLMRPVIWLLSASTNVVVRLLGGDPHANRESVSAEEIRSMVRNSEALDQAESRVLADVFDASERTVVEVMRPRHQVHFLDGSDTVADVREEIRDTGYSRYPVTGEDVDDVLGFAHVRDLLLVDDPASTRMADLARPIEHIPGTVEVLQALNRMRAHANQIAVVVDEYGGTDGIVTLEDLLEELVGEIYDEFDRESWPAPGGLDRIVEADGTIDGGLILQEFEAATGVELPDTGGYETVGGFVMARLGRIPEVGDVVDVEDGRLEVVDVDERRVQTVRFVPAPSADQQQVEDPSGPN, encoded by the coding sequence ATGGATCCCACCGTCCTCCTGAACCTCGCCCTCGTGCTGGTCTTCGTGCTCATCGGCGGCCTGTTCGCCGGTACGGAGATGGCGATCGTCAACCTGCGCGAATCGCAGATCAAGCAGCTCGAGGACTCCGGCCCCCGCGGGGAGCGCACCGCCACCCTGGTGCGAGACCCCAACCAGTTCCTCTCCGCGGTGCAGATCGGCGTGACCGTCGCCGGCTTCTTCTCCTCCGCCTACGGAGCCTCCACCATCGCCCCGTCCCTGGCTCCGGCCCTGGTGGCCCTGGGGATCCCGGAGGGGACCGCCGACACCGCCGCACTGATCGGGATGACGCTGGTCATCGCCTATCTCTCCCTCGTCCTCGGCGAACTCGTCCCCAAGCGGCTCGCCATGCAGAACGCCCTGGGAATGGCGAGGGTCGTCGGCCCGCCCCTGAGCGTGTTCGGGCAGCTGATGCGCCCGGTGATCTGGCTGCTGTCGGCCTCCACCAACGTCGTGGTGCGCCTGCTGGGCGGGGACCCGCACGCGAACCGCGAGTCCGTCTCCGCCGAGGAGATCCGATCGATGGTGCGCAACTCCGAGGCCCTCGACCAGGCCGAGTCCCGGGTGCTGGCCGACGTCTTCGACGCCTCCGAGCGCACCGTCGTCGAGGTGATGCGGCCCCGCCACCAGGTGCACTTCCTGGACGGCAGTGACACCGTGGCCGACGTCCGCGAGGAGATCCGCGACACCGGCTACTCGAGGTACCCCGTCACCGGGGAGGACGTCGACGACGTGCTCGGCTTCGCGCACGTGCGCGACCTGCTGCTGGTCGATGACCCCGCCTCCACCCGCATGGCGGATCTCGCCCGCCCCATCGAGCACATCCCCGGCACCGTGGAGGTGCTGCAGGCACTGAACCGGATGCGCGCCCACGCCAACCAGATCGCCGTGGTGGTCGACGAGTACGGCGGCACCGACGGCATCGTCACCCTCGAGGACCTGCTGGAGGAGCTGGTCGGGGAGATCTACGACGAGTTCGACCGCGAGTCCTGGCCCGCGCCCGGCGGGCTCGACCGGATCGTCGAGGCCGACGGCACGATCGACGGCGGCCTGATCCTGCAGGAGTTCGAGGCCGCCACCGGCGTCGAGCTGCCGGACACCGGCGGCTACGAGACCGTCGGCGGCTTCGTCATGGCCCGGCTGGGCCGGATCCCCGAGGTCGGCGACGTGGTCGACGTCGAGGACGGCCGCCTCGAGGTGGTCGACGTCGACGAGCGCCGGGTCCAGACCGTGCGCTTCGTGCCCGCCCCTTCGGCCGATCAGCAGCAGGTCGAGGATCCCTCGGGCCCGAACTGA
- a CDS encoding pyruvate dehydrogenase has translation MARSSFAQLLVTQLRDLGVERIFGVVGDSLNPVVDAVRTTEGIEWVHVRNEEAGAFAAGAEARLTGKLAVCAGSCGPGNTHLIQGLFDAHRDGAPVLAIASHIPSEKIGTGFFQETHPEMLFRECSHFCEMVNSGEHGATMLHVAVQTAIAKSGVSVLVLPGDVADEEVDGPLTRELATEFGRVQPAPAPVGRLAEMIDAAGTVTLFTGAGVRGAREEVLELAEAVKSPIGHAFGGKEWMQYDNPYDVGMSGLLGYGACYDAMHEADLVILLGTDFPYTEFLPGRPGAKNPPKVVQIDAEASRLGRRIPLDLAVHGDIALTLQAVLPLLTSSKSARFLHRMLKAHHKALTGAVSAYTKNVQRMTPIHPEFAADVLDDLADDDAVFTVDTGMCNVWGARYITPNGKRRVFGSWHHGSMANALPQAIGASLAFPDRQVISMSGDGGLGMLMGELLTVKLHDLNTKIMVFNNSSLGMVKLEMLVEGLPDHGTDHEDVDYAAIAKGVGIRAVRITDPKKLKKQLAEALATPGPMLIDVVTDPDALSMPPKISAQQIRGFATASTKIVLGGGVGKMLDMAASNLRNMPR, from the coding sequence ATGGCCCGCTCGTCGTTCGCCCAGCTCCTCGTCACCCAGCTCCGCGATCTCGGCGTCGAGCGCATCTTCGGGGTGGTCGGCGACTCCCTGAACCCGGTGGTGGATGCCGTGCGCACCACCGAGGGAATCGAGTGGGTGCACGTGCGCAATGAGGAGGCAGGGGCCTTCGCCGCCGGCGCCGAAGCGCGGCTGACCGGCAAGCTCGCCGTCTGTGCCGGCTCCTGCGGGCCCGGCAACACCCACCTGATCCAGGGTCTGTTCGACGCCCATCGCGACGGTGCTCCGGTGCTCGCCATCGCCTCCCACATCCCGTCGGAGAAGATCGGCACCGGCTTCTTCCAGGAGACCCACCCGGAGATGCTCTTCCGCGAGTGCTCCCACTTCTGCGAGATGGTCAACTCCGGTGAGCACGGCGCCACCATGCTCCACGTCGCCGTGCAGACCGCGATCGCCAAGAGCGGCGTGTCCGTGCTCGTCCTGCCCGGTGACGTCGCCGACGAAGAGGTCGACGGCCCGCTGACCCGCGAGCTCGCCACCGAGTTCGGTCGCGTCCAGCCCGCGCCGGCCCCCGTCGGCCGCCTCGCCGAGATGATCGACGCCGCCGGCACCGTCACGCTGTTCACCGGCGCCGGGGTGCGCGGGGCCCGTGAGGAGGTGCTCGAGCTCGCCGAGGCGGTCAAGTCACCCATCGGCCACGCCTTCGGCGGCAAGGAGTGGATGCAGTACGACAACCCCTACGACGTCGGCATGAGCGGCCTGCTGGGCTACGGCGCCTGCTACGACGCCATGCACGAGGCCGATCTGGTGATCCTGCTCGGCACCGACTTCCCCTACACCGAGTTCCTGCCCGGGCGTCCCGGGGCGAAGAACCCGCCGAAGGTGGTCCAGATCGACGCCGAGGCCTCCCGGCTGGGCCGTCGCATCCCCCTGGACCTCGCGGTCCACGGCGACATCGCCCTCACCCTGCAGGCCGTGCTCCCCCTGCTGACCAGCTCCAAGAGCGCCCGATTCCTGCACCGCATGCTCAAGGCCCATCACAAGGCCCTCACCGGGGCGGTCTCCGCATACACCAAGAACGTCCAGCGGATGACGCCGATCCACCCGGAGTTCGCCGCCGACGTGCTCGACGACCTCGCCGACGACGACGCCGTGTTCACCGTGGACACCGGGATGTGCAATGTGTGGGGCGCCCGCTACATCACCCCCAACGGGAAGCGCCGCGTGTTCGGCTCCTGGCACCACGGCTCCATGGCCAACGCCCTGCCGCAGGCCATCGGCGCCTCCCTGGCGTTCCCCGACCGGCAGGTGATCTCGATGAGCGGCGACGGCGGGCTCGGCATGCTGATGGGCGAGCTGCTGACCGTGAAGCTGCACGACCTCAACACCAAGATCATGGTGTTCAACAATTCCAGCCTCGGCATGGTCAAGCTCGAGATGCTGGTCGAGGGACTGCCGGACCACGGCACCGACCACGAGGACGTCGACTACGCGGCGATCGCGAAGGGCGTGGGGATCCGCGCCGTGCGCATCACCGACCCCAAGAAGCTGAAGAAGCAGCTGGCCGAGGCGCTCGCCACCCCGGGGCCGATGCTGATCGACGTGGTCACCGATCCCGACGCGCTGTCGATGCCCCCGAAGATCTCCGCGCAGCAGATCCGCGGCTTCGCCACCGCCTCGACCAAGATCGTGCTCGGCGGCGGGGTGGGCAAGATGCTCGACATGGCGGCCTCGAACCTCCGCAACATGCCGCGCTGA
- the manA gene encoding mannose-6-phosphate isomerase, class I has product MLALDGHLEHYSWGSATALPQFLGREGDGTPWAEVWFGAHPLAPASVPDGRRLDDVIADDPAGTLGTDVGRAFCDRLPYLLKVIAPERPLSLQVHPTREHAAESFAAENAAGLALDSPLRTSRDANHKPEMLVALTRFTALCGFRTPRRAAVILQGLGTDLTDRLHGLLVDNPTAHGMRAAFRTLVSAPMRPSAQAVGEVVEACRARADGGASPSPRIDGFVTLLAEHHPGDPGVVAALLLNPVTLQPGEAMYVPAGALHAYIHGMGLEVMAASDNVLRAGLTPKKVDADEVLQCVSVTAAPPLRVAPERQTPTSIAYYAPVDDFELALTELTGPEVPAHEPLRVPGSGPRIVLGLEGRMTLETDAGAHPLAAGQAVFVPAADGTLRAHGQGRFAQASVP; this is encoded by the coding sequence ATGCTCGCGCTCGACGGCCACCTGGAGCACTACTCGTGGGGCTCGGCCACGGCGCTTCCGCAGTTCCTGGGCCGCGAGGGCGACGGCACACCCTGGGCCGAGGTGTGGTTCGGCGCCCATCCGCTCGCGCCCGCCTCCGTTCCCGACGGCCGCCGCCTCGATGACGTGATCGCCGACGATCCCGCGGGGACGCTGGGCACCGACGTGGGTCGCGCCTTCTGCGACCGCCTGCCCTACCTGCTGAAGGTGATCGCCCCGGAGCGCCCGCTGTCCCTGCAGGTCCACCCCACCCGGGAGCACGCCGCGGAGTCCTTCGCCGCGGAGAACGCCGCCGGCCTGGCCCTGGACTCGCCGCTGCGCACCTCACGCGACGCCAACCACAAGCCGGAGATGCTGGTCGCCCTGACCCGCTTCACCGCGCTGTGCGGCTTCCGCACCCCGCGCCGGGCCGCCGTGATCCTTCAGGGCCTGGGCACCGATCTCACCGACCGTCTCCACGGTCTGCTGGTCGACAACCCCACCGCGCACGGGATGCGGGCCGCCTTCCGCACCCTGGTCTCGGCCCCGATGCGCCCGAGTGCGCAGGCGGTGGGGGAGGTGGTCGAGGCCTGCCGGGCCCGCGCCGACGGAGGCGCCTCGCCCTCGCCCCGCATCGACGGCTTCGTCACCCTGCTCGCCGAGCACCATCCGGGAGACCCCGGCGTGGTTGCCGCGCTGCTGCTGAACCCGGTCACGCTGCAGCCCGGGGAGGCGATGTACGTGCCCGCCGGTGCGCTGCACGCCTACATCCACGGGATGGGGCTGGAGGTGATGGCCGCCAGCGACAACGTGCTGCGCGCGGGCCTGACACCGAAGAAGGTCGACGCCGACGAGGTGCTCCAGTGCGTCAGCGTCACCGCCGCGCCGCCGCTGCGGGTCGCCCCCGAGCGGCAGACCCCGACATCGATCGCCTACTACGCACCGGTCGACGACTTCGAACTGGCGCTGACCGAGCTCACGGGGCCGGAGGTCCCGGCGCACGAGCCGCTGCGGGTCCCGGGCTCCGGGCCGCGGATCGTGCTGGGCCTCGAGGGGAGGATGACCCTCGAGACGGACGCCGGGGCCCACCCCCTGGCCGCCGGGCAGGCAGTGTTCGTCCCGGCGGCCGACGGGACCCTGCGCGCCCACGGCCAGGGTCGGTTCGCCCAGGCCAGCGTGCCCTGA
- a CDS encoding TlpA family protein disulfide reductase has protein sequence MSVLIAAPILLTLTLLVSGLTKLGARQGTVDAMTSLRLPLRTFHRSVASLLPALEIVLALVVWVPSVPLQLMVSVVIALLMLSYLAIIARALTWEGTVECSCFGTLASPTVSRATLARNILLSILGVLGVIAAGSGQMTLALVQQPLTLLTLGGVLLLTVALTALALGGTTASEPEPGASSTAATREHSADVEGLEDEQEMLDYERTAIPAGVLQRPDGQLVTLRQLTAQQAALLVFVSEGCGPCERVLDEVPAWIEELSPFLQVRTVLSRPPDQLRERTLERVGEHALHDPQFSAREALGGRGAPGAVLLGADGLLAGGPVSGGSAVIEFVEDIRTQLRSAQDEGELSAPAE, from the coding sequence ATGAGCGTGCTGATCGCGGCACCGATCCTGCTGACCCTGACACTGCTGGTCTCCGGGCTGACGAAGCTCGGGGCGCGGCAGGGCACCGTGGACGCGATGACGTCCCTGCGGCTGCCCCTGCGCACGTTCCATCGCTCGGTCGCCTCCCTGCTGCCGGCGCTGGAGATCGTGCTGGCGCTGGTGGTGTGGGTGCCGTCGGTCCCGCTGCAGCTGATGGTGTCGGTGGTCATCGCGCTGCTGATGCTCAGCTATCTCGCGATCATCGCGCGCGCTCTGACCTGGGAGGGGACGGTGGAGTGCTCCTGCTTCGGCACGCTCGCCTCGCCGACGGTCTCGCGCGCCACCCTCGCCCGCAACATCCTGCTGTCGATCCTGGGCGTGCTCGGCGTCATCGCCGCCGGGTCCGGGCAGATGACCCTCGCCCTCGTGCAGCAGCCGCTGACGCTGCTGACGCTGGGCGGCGTGCTGCTGCTGACCGTGGCGCTGACCGCACTCGCGCTCGGCGGGACGACAGCCTCGGAGCCGGAGCCGGGGGCCTCCTCCACCGCCGCCACCCGGGAGCACTCCGCGGACGTCGAAGGGCTCGAGGACGAGCAGGAGATGCTCGACTACGAGCGCACCGCCATCCCCGCGGGGGTGCTGCAGCGCCCGGACGGGCAGCTGGTCACCCTGCGACAGCTCACCGCCCAGCAGGCGGCGCTGCTGGTGTTCGTCAGCGAGGGCTGCGGGCCTTGCGAGCGCGTGCTCGACGAGGTGCCGGCCTGGATCGAGGAGCTCTCGCCCTTCCTCCAGGTGCGGACCGTGCTCTCCCGCCCCCCGGACCAGCTGCGCGAGCGGACTCTCGAACGGGTCGGCGAGCATGCTCTGCACGACCCGCAGTTCAGCGCGCGCGAAGCCCTCGGCGGTCGCGGTGCGCCCGGCGCCGTGCTGCTCGGGGCCGACGGCCTCCTCGCGGGCGGGCCGGTCAGCGGCGGCAGCGCGGTCATCGAGTTCGTCGAGGACATCCGCACCCAGCTGCGCAGCGCGCAGGACGAGGGCGAGCTGTCGGCACCCGCGGAGTGA
- a CDS encoding aldehyde dehydrogenase family protein, with protein MPTDTNAPVHPASEPGDGADPAAHTGITADVAALRVSFDAGTTRDISARLAQLDALRRGLRRENRRLTQALAQDLGKNRTEAAITEIGAVMQEISHVTKHLRSWLRPEKLSLGALLAPASGEVRREPLGLTLIIAPWNYPLNLTLSPLVAALAGGNTAIIKPSEVAPATSAALAHLLRTYLDPAWVRVTEGAVEETTALLQQRFDLIFYTGNGTVGRVVARAAAEHLTPTVLELGGKSPVFVDEGVDLAVTARRIVWGKFTNTGQTCVAPDYLMATPRTLEKLLPHLRRAVREMYGRDPRRSRDYGRLVSEKHFDRVLSLIDDERAVLGGTGQADRADRYLAPTLMTGVDWDDPVMGEEIFGPVLPLLAVDGPDEAIARIRERDKPLTAYVFTDRAAIQERFATETSSGSLAVGMALAHIGTPTLPFGGVGESGSGAYHGRAGLEAFTHAKPVARKALTPDTLRIVYPPYTRAKRALVKRLFR; from the coding sequence ATGCCGACCGACACGAACGCCCCTGTGCATCCCGCCTCCGAGCCCGGCGACGGTGCGGACCCTGCGGCGCACACGGGCATCACCGCTGACGTCGCCGCGCTGAGGGTCTCCTTCGACGCCGGCACCACCCGCGACATCAGCGCGCGCCTGGCGCAGCTCGACGCCCTGCGTCGGGGTCTGCGCCGGGAGAACCGGCGCCTGACCCAGGCCCTCGCGCAGGACCTCGGCAAGAACCGCACCGAGGCCGCGATCACCGAGATCGGCGCGGTCATGCAGGAGATCTCCCACGTGACCAAGCACTTGAGGAGCTGGCTGCGCCCCGAGAAGCTCTCCCTCGGCGCCCTGCTGGCTCCCGCCTCCGGGGAGGTGCGCCGCGAACCGCTCGGGCTCACCCTGATCATCGCGCCCTGGAACTATCCGCTGAACCTCACCCTCTCCCCGCTGGTCGCCGCGCTCGCCGGCGGCAACACCGCGATTATCAAGCCCAGCGAAGTCGCCCCGGCGACCTCGGCGGCGCTCGCCCATCTGCTGCGCACCTACCTCGACCCTGCCTGGGTACGGGTGACCGAGGGGGCGGTGGAGGAGACCACGGCGCTGCTGCAGCAGCGCTTCGACCTCATCTTCTACACGGGCAACGGGACCGTCGGCCGGGTCGTGGCGCGCGCCGCCGCCGAGCACCTGACCCCGACGGTGCTCGAACTGGGCGGGAAGTCGCCCGTGTTCGTCGACGAGGGCGTCGACCTCGCCGTCACGGCGCGCCGCATCGTGTGGGGGAAGTTCACCAACACCGGGCAGACCTGCGTGGCGCCGGACTACCTGATGGCCACCCCGCGCACCCTCGAGAAGCTCCTGCCGCACCTGCGCCGGGCCGTGCGCGAGATGTACGGCAGGGACCCGCGCCGCAGCCGGGACTACGGGCGCCTGGTCAGCGAGAAGCACTTCGACCGGGTGCTCTCGCTGATCGACGACGAGCGGGCCGTCCTCGGCGGCACGGGCCAGGCCGACCGCGCCGACCGTTATCTCGCGCCCACGCTCATGACGGGCGTGGACTGGGACGACCCGGTCATGGGTGAGGAGATCTTCGGGCCCGTCCTGCCCCTGCTCGCCGTCGACGGGCCGGACGAGGCGATCGCCCGCATCCGCGAGCGGGACAAGCCCCTGACCGCGTACGTGTTCACCGACCGTGCGGCGATCCAGGAGCGCTTCGCGACCGAGACCTCTTCGGGCTCGCTCGCCGTGGGGATGGCCCTCGCCCACATCGGCACCCCGACCCTGCCGTTCGGCGGGGTGGGGGAGTCGGGGAGCGGCGCCTACCACGGGCGGGCAGGACTCGAGGCGTTCACCCACGCCAAGCCCGTCGCCCGCAAGGCCCTCACGCCCGACACCCTGCGGATCGTCTACCCGCCGTACACGCGGGCGAAACGGGCCCTGGTGAAGCGCCTGTTCCGCTGA
- a CDS encoding TetR family transcriptional regulator produces the protein MNTDASEVPPAGPPAARRHEPSRRQAQADTTRSQLLLAAERLYATHGISEVSNRQVAEAAGSANNSAVGYYLGTKSDLLEAMLSAHNDPIAQDMKRMVERTAGSPHLHDYVQCLVRPYTDHLARLGTPSWFARVIAQVVTDPTLVRTRLFETTLGPTMRQAFSAMWPQIAAAPEGTVEMRQHVLRNMVIHTCAEQERLAHHSGTPADWELVSEVLIHSVTAILTHVPECAADPSDSAPSEHSGDPDPTV, from the coding sequence GTGAACACCGACGCCTCGGAGGTCCCGCCGGCCGGGCCGCCCGCCGCCCGGCGGCACGAGCCCTCGCGTCGTCAGGCCCAGGCCGACACCACGCGATCGCAGCTGCTGCTCGCCGCGGAACGCCTCTACGCCACCCACGGGATCTCCGAGGTGTCCAACCGGCAGGTCGCCGAGGCGGCAGGTTCGGCCAACAACTCCGCCGTCGGCTACTACCTCGGCACGAAGTCCGACCTGCTCGAGGCGATGCTGAGCGCGCACAACGACCCGATCGCCCAGGACATGAAGCGGATGGTCGAGCGCACCGCGGGGTCGCCGCACCTGCACGACTACGTCCAGTGCCTGGTGCGGCCCTACACCGATCACCTCGCCCGGCTCGGCACCCCCAGCTGGTTCGCACGGGTCATCGCCCAGGTGGTCACCGACCCGACGCTGGTACGCACCAGGCTGTTCGAGACGACGCTGGGACCGACGATGCGCCAGGCGTTCTCCGCCATGTGGCCGCAGATCGCCGCCGCCCCCGAGGGCACCGTCGAGATGCGACAGCACGTGCTGCGGAACATGGTCATCCACACCTGCGCCGAGCAGGAGCGCCTCGCGCACCACTCCGGGACGCCCGCCGACTGGGAACTAGTCAGCGAGGTCCTCATCCACTCCGTCACCGCGATCCTCACGCACGTCCCGGAGTGCGCGGCGGACCCCTCGGACTCAGCGCCCTCCGAGCACTCGGGAGACCCGGACCCCACCGTGTGA